Proteins co-encoded in one Malus sylvestris chromosome 9, drMalSylv7.2, whole genome shotgun sequence genomic window:
- the LOC126583459 gene encoding elongation factor Tu, chloroplastic-like, with amino-acid sequence MASAIGAPSSSKLLFTPSPPASPTLCLSTHLSLSKPSSKPTITKTLASKPNSPPLLSSAFLAATNVSTIFHPPPSLRRHRSFTVRMARGKFERKKPHVNIGTIGHVDHGKTTLTAALTMALASMGNSAPKKYDEIDAAPEERARGITINTATVEYETETRHYAHVDCPGHADYVKNMITGAAQMDGAILVVSGADGPMPQTKEHVLLAKQVGVPNVVVFLNKQDQVDDEELLELVELEVRELLSSYEFPGDDVPVVSGSALLALEALMANPKIKRGENEWVDKIYALMDAVDSYIPIPQRQVDLPFLLAVEDVFSITGRGTVATGRVERGKVKVGDSVDIVGLRETRTTTVTGVEMFQKTLDEAMAGDNVGLLLRGIQKMDIQRGMVVSKPSNIKPHTKFEAIVYVLKKEEGGRHSPFFAGYRPQFYMRTTDVTGKVTGVKNDKDEETKMVMPGDRVKMVVELIMPVACEQGMRFAIREGGKTVGAGVIQSIIE; translated from the coding sequence ATGGCTTCCGCGATCGGAGCTCCGTCGTCATCGAAGCTACTATTCACGCCCTCACCGCCAGCTTCGCCCACACTTTGTCTGTCtacccacctctctctctctaaacccagCTCAAAACCCACTATCACTAAAACCCTAGCCTCCAAACCAAACAGCCCACCCCTCCTCTCCTCCGCCTTCCTCGCCGCCACAAATGTCTCCACTATCTTCCACCCTCCGCCGTCACTCCGACGTCACCGATCCTTCACTGTCCGGATGGCACGTGGGAAGTTCGAGCGGAAGAAGCCGCACGTGAACATCGGCACGATCGGCCATGTGGATCACGGCAAGACGACGCTGACGGCGGCGCTGACCATGGCTCTGGCTTCCATGGGCAACAGCGCCCCCAAGAAGTACGACGAGATCGACGCCGCCCCGGAGGAGCGCGCGCGCGGGATCACCATTAACACCGCTACTGTCGAGTACGAGACCGAAACCCGCCACTACGCTCACGTGGACTGCCCCGGGCACGCCGACTACGTCAAGAACATGATCACCGGCGCCGCCCAGATGGACGGAGCTATCCTCGTCGTCTCCGGCGCCGACGGCCCCATGCCCCAGACCAAAGAACACGTGCTGCTGGCCAAACAAGTCGGCGTGCCCAATGTGGTGGTTTTCCTGAACAAGCAGGATCAGGTGGACGACGAGGAGCTGCTTGAGCTGGTGGAATTGGAGGTCCGGGAGCTTTTGTCCTCGTACGAGTTTCCGGGAGACGACGTGCCGGTGGTTTCCGGGTCGGCATTGCTGGCTCTGGAAGCGTTGATGGCGAACCCAAAAATCAAGAGAGGGGAGAACGAGTGGGTGGACAAGATTTATGCCCTGATGGATGCTGTGGACAGTTACATTCCAATTCCACAACGGCAAGTTGATCTTCCGTTTTTGCTGGCGGTTGAGGATGTGTTTTCGATCACAGGGCGGGGCACGGTTGCGACAGGAAGGGTGGAGAGGGGTAAAGTGAAGGTTGGGGACAGTGTGGACATAGTGGGATTGAGAGAGACTAGGACCACAACAGTGACAGGGGTTGAGATGTTTCAGAAAACGCTCGACGAGGCAATGGCCGGTGATAATGTGGGGCTTCTGCTGCGGGGAATTCAGAAGATGGATATCCAGAGAGGGATGGTGGTGTCGAAGCCCAGCAACATTAAGCCTCACACGAAGTTTGAGGCGATTGTgtatgtgttgaagaaggaggAGGGCGGGAGGCATTCGCCATTCTTTGCAGGATACAGGCCACAGTTTTACATGAGGACGACGGATGTGACAGGGAAGGTGACTGGAGTTAAGAATGACAAGGATGAGGAGACGAAGATGGTGATGCCAGGAGACCGGGTGAAGATGGTGGTGGAGCTTATAATGCCAGTGGCTTGCGAGCAAGGAATGAGATTTGCGATCAGGGAAGGTGGGAAGACTGTTGGGGCTGGTGTCATCCAGTCCATTATCGAGTGA
- the LOC126583471 gene encoding SAGA-associated factor 29 homolog A-like translates to MSAPDIAGILEKSKELDQLRKEQEDVLIEINKMHKKLQATPEVVEKPGDNSLLKLKNLYVHAKDLSESEVSVSNLLLSQLDALLPSGPPGQPRRRMEGNEQKRKRMKPDSDISRISPSMRSQLEACASLKGEQVAARVTVTQEDADKDEWFVVKVMHFDKDTREFEVLDEEPGDDEEGGVQRKYKLPMSAIIPFPKRNDPSSAIDFPTGRPVLAVYPGTTALYKATVVNGHRKRKTDDYLLEFDDDEEDGSLPQRTVPFHKVVALPEGHRQ, encoded by the exons ATGTCTGCGCCGGACATTGCAGGTATTCTGGAAAAGTCGAAGGAGCTCGATCAATTAAGGAAAGAGCAAGAAGATGTGCTCATTGAGATAAACAAGATGCATAAGAAGCTCCAAGCTA CTCCTGAAGTGGTAGAGAAGCCTGGGGATAATTCATTGTTGAAGCTGAAGAATTTATATGTGCATGCCAAAGATCTTTCTGAAAGTGAAGTAAG TGTTTCCAATTTGTTGTTGAGTCAGCTTGATGCTCTTTTGCCTTCTGGACCTCCAGGGCAGCCGCGAAGAAGGATGG AAGGTAATGAACAGAAAAGGAAGAGAATGAAGCCTGATTCAGACATTTCAAGGATTTCCCCTTCCATGCGAAGTCAACTTGAGGCTTGTGCTAGTCTAAAAGGCGAACAG GTAGCAGCTAGGGTCACAGTCACTCAAGAAGATGCTGACAAGGATGAGTGGTTTGTTGTAAAAGTGATGCATTTTGACAAGGATACAAGAGA ATTTGAAGTACTAGATGAGGAGCCGGGTGATGATGAAGAGGGCGGTGTCCAAAG AAAGTACAAGTTGCCTATGAGCGCTATTATACCTTTCCCGAAGAGAAACGATCCTTCCAGTGCTATAGATTTCCCTACTGGAAGACCCGTTTTAGCAGTATATCCAGGAACAACTGCACTATACAAGGCAACTGTGGTGAATGGCCATCGCAAG AGGAAGACGGATGA TTATTTGTTGGAATTCGATGACGACGAGGAAGATGGATCCTTGCCTCAGAGGACGGTGCCCTTCCATAAGGTGGTTGCCCTGCCGGAAGGCCATCGCCAGTGA